In a genomic window of Virgibacillus sp. SK37:
- a CDS encoding peptide ABC transporter substrate-binding protein, giving the protein MKSFRKLSLLLVTALLLSILAACGGDDSKDNAGDSGEGNNDQVLHLTNGDTIPTMDASMATDEYAFQFLSSTTDGLYRLGENGEIKEGIAINHEVSEDALTWTFNLREDAVWSNGDPVTANDFVYAWQRAVNPDTGSEYGPYMMSGVIKNAAAIGSGDKKVEDLGVKALDDYTLEVTLEKPTPYFESLTTFGTFLPLNQKFVEEQGKDYATSTDTLLSNGPFILKDWESTANKWKLVKNPDYWDADTVKLEEITFDVVKNPQTLVDLYEKGEIDRADLSSDLVDLYSTRDDFNTITESSMTFIKFNQTKSEALKNVNIRKALSRAVDKQALVNEILNNGSLVSNGAVPQDFATHPETGEDFRDINGDMVTYSMDEAKEYWEKGLEEIGKDKVELEFLSGDSETSKVMNEYIANQLQTNLPGLTVTLKQVPFEQRLDLTTNMDYDIAISAWGADYLDPYGWLNLWLTDGGNNETGYSSEEYDKLVQSTVGDLAQKPVERFEASLEAEKVLFDDAVIAPLFQKARAQLISPDLHGVINNAFGAKYEYKWASME; this is encoded by the coding sequence ATGAAATCATTCAGAAAATTATCACTGTTATTGGTTACAGCACTATTGCTTAGCATATTGGCTGCATGCGGTGGTGATGATAGCAAAGATAATGCAGGAGATTCAGGTGAAGGAAACAATGATCAGGTCTTACACTTAACAAATGGAGATACGATACCAACGATGGATGCATCGATGGCTACAGATGAGTATGCCTTTCAATTCTTAAGTAGTACCACAGATGGTTTATACCGTTTAGGAGAAAATGGAGAAATTAAAGAAGGAATTGCTATTAATCATGAAGTAAGTGAAGATGCGTTAACTTGGACATTTAATCTACGTGAGGATGCTGTTTGGTCTAATGGTGACCCTGTTACAGCAAATGATTTTGTATATGCATGGCAACGTGCGGTTAACCCGGATACCGGTTCTGAATATGGACCATACATGATGAGTGGTGTGATTAAAAATGCTGCTGCAATAGGTAGTGGTGATAAAAAAGTAGAAGATCTAGGTGTTAAAGCATTAGATGACTATACATTGGAAGTTACTTTGGAAAAACCTACGCCTTATTTTGAATCCTTAACTACTTTTGGTACATTTTTACCTTTGAATCAGAAGTTTGTTGAAGAGCAAGGGAAAGACTATGCAACTTCTACAGATACATTATTATCGAATGGACCATTTATTTTAAAGGATTGGGAAAGTACAGCTAATAAATGGAAGCTCGTTAAAAATCCTGATTATTGGGATGCAGATACAGTTAAACTTGAGGAAATAACCTTTGATGTAGTTAAAAATCCGCAAACACTTGTTGATTTATATGAAAAAGGTGAAATTGATCGTGCAGATCTTTCCTCTGATCTTGTGGATCTGTATTCAACAAGAGACGACTTTAATACAATTACCGAATCTAGCATGACTTTTATTAAATTTAACCAGACCAAATCAGAAGCACTTAAGAATGTGAATATCCGTAAAGCTTTGAGTCGTGCTGTTGATAAGCAGGCATTAGTGAATGAAATTTTAAATAATGGCTCACTTGTGTCCAATGGAGCAGTGCCTCAGGATTTTGCCACACATCCTGAAACAGGAGAAGACTTCCGAGATATTAATGGTGACATGGTAACATATAGCATGGATGAAGCAAAGGAATATTGGGAAAAAGGTCTCGAAGAAATAGGTAAAGATAAAGTTGAGCTTGAATTTTTAAGTGGAGATAGTGAAACATCTAAAGTAATGAATGAATATATTGCAAACCAATTGCAAACGAATTTGCCAGGTCTCACTGTTACTTTAAAGCAAGTACCTTTCGAACAACGTCTTGATTTAACTACAAATATGGATTACGATATTGCGATTTCTGCATGGGGTGCAGATTATCTTGATCCATACGGTTGGTTGAATCTATGGTTAACGGACGGCGGAAATAACGAAACTGGTTATTCAAGTGAAGAATATGACAAGCTCGTCCAGAGTACTGTAGGAGACTTAGCACAAAAACCAGTAGAACGATTTGAAGCTTCTCTTGAAGCTGAAAAGGTATTATTCGACGATGCAGTAATTGCACCATTATTTCAAAAAGCACGTGCCCAGTTAATCTCTCCTGATCTGCACGGAGTAATTAATAATGCATTTGGAGCAAAGTATGAATATAAGTGGGCAAGCATGGAGTAA
- a CDS encoding FAD-binding oxidoreductase — MELLNALKEFIPADRVTINENVLEQHSSDESYHTPQTPDVVVFPTSAVEVSQVMQVAAELEIPVVPYGLGTSLEGNVIPYERGVTIDFSLMNKILEVRADDFLVKVQPGVTRTQLEKELKKYGLFFTVDPGADATLGGMAATNASGTTSVKYGIMRDQVRDLEVVLADGMVIHTGNMAAKSSSGYHLNSLFVGSEGTLGCITELTLKVHGIPEEIMAGRASFKTVEDAVNAVIGILQAGVPVARVELVDEQSMKQINLFSDTDYKEVPTLFLEFHGNEAGLNQDVSFTKEILTDFSCQEMVFETDTAARNQLWEARHNAAYAYLHGNPGKKQMVTDVCLPISELAGAVKDARQAVEASGLIGGIVGHVGDGNYHILLMVDVNNPKDIEKANQVNEHIVSYALARGGTCTGEHGVGVGKQKYQEKEHGDALLVMRKIKAALDPEKILNPGKVLG, encoded by the coding sequence ATGGAGCTTCTGAATGCTTTAAAAGAATTTATACCAGCAGACAGAGTAACAATAAACGAAAACGTACTGGAACAGCATAGTTCCGATGAATCTTATCATACACCACAAACACCGGATGTCGTTGTATTTCCAACTAGTGCAGTGGAAGTCAGTCAAGTGATGCAAGTGGCTGCAGAGCTGGAAATTCCAGTTGTACCTTATGGACTCGGTACAAGTTTAGAAGGAAACGTGATTCCGTATGAACGTGGGGTAACAATTGATTTTTCTTTAATGAATAAAATTTTAGAAGTACGAGCAGATGATTTCTTAGTAAAAGTTCAGCCAGGAGTTACGCGGACACAGCTTGAAAAAGAACTAAAGAAATACGGCTTATTTTTTACAGTTGATCCTGGAGCAGATGCCACTCTAGGAGGAATGGCTGCTACGAATGCGAGTGGTACCACCTCAGTAAAATATGGTATTATGCGTGACCAAGTTCGAGATTTAGAAGTTGTTCTAGCAGATGGAATGGTTATACATACTGGAAATATGGCAGCTAAATCTTCTTCAGGCTATCATTTGAATAGCTTGTTTGTAGGCTCTGAAGGGACATTAGGTTGTATAACAGAATTAACATTAAAAGTTCACGGAATTCCAGAAGAAATTATGGCTGGAAGAGCTTCCTTTAAAACTGTTGAGGATGCAGTTAATGCTGTAATTGGAATTTTACAAGCGGGTGTACCAGTAGCCAGAGTGGAATTGGTGGATGAGCAGTCGATGAAACAAATAAATTTATTTAGTGATACGGATTATAAAGAAGTACCAACACTTTTCCTTGAGTTTCATGGAAATGAAGCAGGCTTAAACCAAGATGTCTCGTTTACCAAAGAGATACTAACTGATTTTAGCTGTCAAGAAATGGTGTTTGAAACAGATACCGCAGCCAGAAACCAGCTATGGGAGGCGAGACATAATGCGGCCTATGCCTACTTGCACGGGAATCCAGGTAAAAAGCAGATGGTGACGGATGTCTGTTTACCAATTTCTGAACTTGCTGGGGCAGTAAAGGATGCAAGACAAGCAGTTGAAGCGTCTGGGCTTATTGGTGGAATCGTCGGTCATGTTGGTGATGGAAATTATCATATCCTCCTCATGGTAGATGTAAATAATCCAAAGGATATAGAGAAGGCAAATCAGGTTAATGAACATATCGTTTCCTATGCACTTGCAAGAGGTGGCACTTGCACGGGAGAACATGGTGTTGGAGTTGGTAAACAAAAGTATCAGGAAAAGGAACATGGAGATGCATTATTAGTTATGCGTAAAATCAAAGCAGCCCTTGATCCTGAAAAAATATTAAATCCAGGTAAGGTATTAGGTTAA
- a CDS encoding NRDE family protein gives MCLINLHFQQHANYKLIVAANRDEFYDRPTKQAHFWDDKPFILAGRDLRQMGTWMGITKNGRFAALTNYRDPSQAETGKRSRGNIVTSFLLSDVEPTTYLASLKKNKADYAGFNVILGSSDSLYYYSNQENKIRTINGGTHGLSNHLLNTPWPKVTKGRDKLRKYVQTHSEMVHDDLLQLVADAEMAEDHTLPDTGVGLELERNLSPLFIKTDGYGTRASTILTIDINNMVHFTERTYEGGIAKNEVSYHFKISS, from the coding sequence ATGTGCCTAATTAATTTGCACTTTCAGCAACACGCAAATTATAAATTAATCGTAGCTGCAAACAGAGATGAATTTTATGACAGACCAACAAAACAAGCACATTTTTGGGATGACAAACCTTTTATATTGGCAGGAAGAGATCTTCGACAAATGGGGACCTGGATGGGAATTACAAAAAATGGACGTTTTGCCGCATTAACCAATTACCGTGATCCAAGTCAAGCTGAAACCGGAAAACGATCACGAGGTAATATCGTTACAAGCTTTCTATTAAGTGATGTGGAACCGACAACATATCTCGCGTCTTTAAAAAAGAATAAAGCTGACTATGCTGGATTTAATGTCATTCTAGGCAGTAGTGATTCTCTTTACTACTACAGCAATCAAGAAAATAAAATAAGGACAATAAATGGTGGTACACATGGTTTAAGTAATCATTTACTAAACACCCCTTGGCCAAAAGTGACGAAAGGCAGAGATAAGTTAAGAAAATATGTACAAACACATTCAGAAATGGTTCACGATGACCTGCTCCAGCTTGTAGCAGATGCCGAAATGGCTGAAGACCATACATTACCTGACACTGGTGTAGGACTTGAATTAGAACGTAACTTATCACCTTTGTTTATTAAGACCGATGGCTACGGTACTAGAGCTTCTACAATATTAACAATAGATATAAATAATATGGTACATTTTACGGAACGTACATATGAAGGTGGAATAGCAAAAAACGAAGTAAGTTACCACTTCAAAATTAGCTCATAA
- a CDS encoding branched-chain amino acid aminotransferase codes for MEEWTVEVEHCKSPKEKPKTEELEFGRIFTDHMLVIDYTEPVGWHDARIIPYQPLTIDPSAMVFHYGQSVFEGLKAYYTPDGDIQLFRPEKNLERMNRSNDRLCIPQIDESHVLKAIKQLVHMEKDWVPTAEGTSLYIRPFIISTEPFIGVAPAHHYKLIVILSPVGAYYKEGINPVKIAVENTFVRAVKGGTGEAKTGGNYASSLKAQELCAKQGFTQVLWLDGVEKKYIEEVGSMNVFFKIDGEIVTPSLNGSILEGVTRNSVIQLLKHWQLPVTEKRISMEELYQAHMDGTLEEAFGTGTAAVISPIGQLSWEGKDLHINNGKTGKVAKALYETLTGIQYGKEKDPFNWIEKVTETETIPVK; via the coding sequence ATGGAAGAATGGACAGTAGAAGTAGAGCATTGTAAATCACCAAAAGAAAAGCCGAAAACCGAGGAATTGGAGTTTGGGAGGATTTTCACAGATCATATGCTAGTGATCGATTACACGGAACCGGTAGGATGGCATGATGCCCGAATTATACCTTATCAGCCATTGACCATCGATCCATCTGCCATGGTATTTCACTATGGCCAGTCGGTATTTGAAGGTTTAAAAGCTTATTATACACCGGATGGCGATATCCAATTATTTCGCCCGGAAAAAAACCTGGAACGTATGAATCGTTCGAATGATCGTCTCTGTATTCCACAAATTGATGAGTCGCACGTGTTGAAAGCAATTAAGCAGCTTGTTCATATGGAAAAAGACTGGGTACCAACTGCTGAAGGAACTTCTCTTTACATTCGTCCATTCATTATATCAACAGAACCTTTTATTGGCGTAGCACCGGCACACCATTATAAACTAATCGTCATCTTATCACCTGTAGGCGCCTACTACAAGGAAGGAATAAATCCTGTAAAAATTGCAGTCGAAAACACCTTTGTCCGCGCAGTTAAAGGGGGCACCGGAGAAGCAAAGACCGGTGGGAATTACGCCTCCAGTTTAAAAGCTCAAGAATTATGTGCAAAACAGGGCTTCACCCAGGTTTTATGGTTGGATGGAGTAGAAAAAAAATATATTGAAGAAGTTGGCAGTATGAACGTTTTCTTTAAAATCGATGGCGAGATTGTAACCCCTTCGTTAAACGGAAGTATATTGGAAGGTGTTACACGAAATTCTGTCATCCAACTATTAAAGCATTGGCAATTACCTGTAACGGAAAAAAGAATCTCCATGGAAGAATTATATCAAGCTCACATGGATGGTACTTTAGAGGAAGCATTCGGCACAGGTACGGCAGCTGTTATCTCTCCTATTGGACAATTAAGCTGGGAAGGTAAGGATTTGCATATTAACAACGGTAAAACAGGCAAAGTAGCTAAGGCCCTTTATGAAACATTAACCGGCATTCAATATGGAAAAGAAAAGGATCCATTTAACTGGATCGAAAAAGTTACTGAAACAGAAACAATACCAGTGAAATAG
- a CDS encoding HAD family hydrolase, whose amino-acid sequence MKKAIIFDLDDTLLWDAKSVKEAFKATCEVVRKRYGVAPELLEEKVRERARSLYAGYDTYPFTQMIGINPFEGLWGSFNDEGNDFKRLREIVPQYREDAWTLGLKDVGIDNLVMGKELATLFPEMRKRHPYVYEETFEVLDELKRNYSLALLTNGSPELQYTKLDITPELQPYFEHIVISGAFGKGKPDVSIFNHVLDLLALSQEQVMMVGDNLHTDILGASQAGIDSVWVNRNRKEKNSEIVPTYEISSLQGIFNLL is encoded by the coding sequence ATGAAAAAAGCTATTATATTTGATTTGGATGACACTCTATTGTGGGATGCTAAGAGTGTAAAAGAAGCATTTAAAGCTACCTGTGAGGTGGTTCGTAAAAGATATGGTGTTGCCCCTGAGTTGTTAGAGGAAAAAGTGAGGGAGCGAGCTAGGAGTTTGTATGCCGGGTATGATACATATCCGTTCACGCAAATGATAGGAATTAATCCATTTGAGGGGCTTTGGGGAAGTTTTAATGATGAAGGAAATGATTTTAAAAGATTAAGAGAAATAGTGCCCCAATATAGAGAGGACGCTTGGACGTTGGGTCTAAAGGATGTGGGAATAGATAATCTTGTAATGGGGAAAGAATTGGCTACGCTCTTTCCTGAGATGAGAAAAAGACATCCATATGTTTATGAAGAAACGTTCGAGGTGCTTGACGAATTAAAAAGGAATTATTCACTCGCATTGCTAACCAACGGTTCTCCAGAACTACAATACACAAAATTGGATATTACTCCTGAACTGCAACCGTATTTTGAACATATTGTTATTTCTGGTGCTTTTGGAAAAGGAAAACCAGATGTAAGTATATTTAATCACGTACTGGACCTTCTCGCATTAAGTCAGGAGCAAGTCATGATGGTTGGAGATAATTTACATACAGATATATTAGGGGCATCGCAGGCGGGGATCGACTCTGTATGGGTTAATCGTAATAGGAAGGAAAAGAATAGTGAGATTGTTCCTACATATGAAATAAGTAGCTTGCAGGGGATTTTTAACCTATTGTAG